In Colletotrichum lupini chromosome 6, complete sequence, a single window of DNA contains:
- a CDS encoding threonine dehydratase, whose translation MASLSTCPPLTRDSVIQARQLIRSHVHLTPVLTNKTLSRMASTPRDPAAVGSGRTPARPILRLWFKCENMQRTGAFKARGAFHAIKRLQQEPGWLESGGKGKGVVGYSAGNHAQALALAAAEDGIASRIVMPTTTRPNKIAATRGYGAIVVFSGPGFAGREAVAAEIVAETGARLVPPHDHPDVILGQATAGLEFQEQVLEQQQQQNLIEEGRGGGGGGGGGGRRRRRKGLDAIIAPCSGGGLLSGTALSCEGTGIRVFGAEPEFEGADDGRRGFYSGARIVAHAKTPDTVADGLAGAVGAAPWGLIYDRGLVGGMYAVTEEEILAATRLLLERLKVWVEPSAAVPLAVALYNEEFRGMAEREGGEEGWDLGLVVSGGNVDVDGMVRLFS comes from the exons ATGGCCAGCCTCTCAACCTGTCCACCCCTGACCAGGGACTCGGTCATTCAGGCCCGCCAACTAATCAGGTCACACGTCCATCTGACTCCCGTTTTGACGAACAAGACACTGAGCCGAATGGCGTCGACACCAAGAGACCCTGCCGCGGTCGGCAGCGGCCGTACACCAGCGAGACCCATTCTCAGGCTCTGGTTCAAATGCGAAAACATGCAACGCACCGGCGCCTTCAAAGCCCGCGGGGCCTTCCACGCCATAAAGAGACTCCAACAGGAGCCCGGATGGCTCGAGAGCGGCGGCAAGGGGAAGGGCGTCGTAGGGTACAGCGCAG GTAACCACGCCCAAGCCCTCGCCTTGGCGGCCGCAGAAGACGGCATCGCGTCTCGCATCGTGATGCCCACCACGACGCGCCCGAACAAGATCGCAGCGACGAGAGGCTACGGCGCCATCGTCGTCTTCTCGGGGCCGGGATTCGCTGGCCGCGAGGCCGTCGCGGCCGAGATCGTCGCCGAGACGGGCGCCAGGCTCGTGCCGCCTCACGACCACCCGGACGTCATCCTCGGTCAGGCGACGGCGGGACTCGAGTTCCAGGAGCAAGTTttggagcagcagcagcaacaaaaCCTCATCGAAgagggaagaggaggaggaggaggaggaggaggaggaggacgacgacgacgacgaaaagGTCTCGACGCCATCATCGCGCCctgcagcggcggcggcctccTCTCCGGCACAGCCCTCAGCTGCGAGGGCACCGGCATAAGAGTCTTTGGCGCGGAGCCCGAGTTCGAGGGCGCCGACGACGGGCGGAGGGGGTTCTACTCGGGCGCGAGGATCGTCGCCCACGCCAAGACCCCCGACACGGTGGCGGACGGCCTCGCGGGCGCCGTCGGCGCCGCGCCGTGGGGCCTGATCTACGATCGGGGCCTGGTGGGCGGCATGTACGCCGTCACCGAGGAGGAGATCCTCGCGGCGACGCGGCTGCTCCTGGAGAGGCTCAAGGTGTGGGTCGAGCCGAGCGCGGCGGTGCCGTTGGCTGTCGCGTTGTATAATGAGGAGTTTCGGGGCATGGCGGAGCGGGAGGGGGGTGAGGAGGGGTGGGACCTGGGGCTTGTTGTTAGTGGTGGGAATGTTGATGTTGATGGGATGGTGAGGCTCTTCTCGTAA